One window from the genome of bacterium encodes:
- the gmk gene encoding guanylate kinase, with translation MLNDKERRGFLFVISSPSGGGKTTIYKALLAIGNPFAFSISVTTRKPRKGEIDGIHYHFIDDQQFTSMIENDELAEWAEVHGYHYGTPRVFVEEAFMEGKIMILEIDVQGAMQLKEHYGRDAVLVFIAPPSIKETERRLRARASNEENDIAVRLNNAKDEIKKINEFDYLVFNNELDDAISDVTAIAQAEHLSYHRFSSKLWPENE, from the coding sequence ATGTTGAATGATAAAGAAAGGCGAGGTTTCCTCTTCGTAATTTCCAGTCCGTCTGGAGGCGGTAAAACAACGATATACAAGGCTCTACTTGCAATAGGTAACCCTTTTGCTTTCTCCATTTCGGTTACCACTCGCAAACCGAGAAAGGGCGAGATAGATGGCATCCATTATCATTTTATTGATGACCAACAATTTACTTCTATGATCGAAAACGATGAACTAGCTGAATGGGCGGAAGTGCATGGCTACCATTACGGAACGCCGAGAGTGTTCGTCGAGGAGGCCTTTATGGAGGGCAAAATAATGATCCTCGAAATCGATGTTCAAGGTGCGATGCAACTTAAAGAGCATTACGGGCGTGACGCAGTCCTCGTCTTTATCGCACCTCCATCCATTAAAGAGACTGAACGACGACTCAGGGCTAGAGCTTCTAATGAAGAAAATGATATCGCCGTTAGATTGAATAATGCTAAAGACGAAATTAAAAAAATAAATGAATTCGACTATTTGGTTTTTAACAACGAATTGGATGATGCCATTTCGGATGTCACCGCAATAGCACAAGCTGAACATCTTTCTTACCATAGATTTTCAAGTAAACTGTGGCCTGAAAACGAATAA
- a CDS encoding YicC family protein gives MIRSMTGYGQATTSVDGISIVAKTKSLNARFLDLRINLPEVLSDLESEIASSAKKYSSRGTITIQVELITNNKMILYEVFLDEALLSKYISSMKKSLNLDISLTPRDIVSLPDVLSTRLKKDTLEKLRKPVINTVNEAFSRLIDMRSTEGSSMYDDFVIRLDKISAVVEILEQRKDKCKERFIGVIKERVCEILKAQVEISEDRILQEAAILSSKADPTEELIRLKSHVNQFKDVLLEDKSVGSKLKFLLQECNREADTIGSKGADLETSNSVIIVKEELERIREQISNVE, from the coding sequence ATGATTAGAAGCATGACCGGTTATGGGCAAGCTACAACTTCAGTTGATGGAATAAGCATTGTAGCTAAGACTAAATCGCTAAACGCACGCTTTTTGGATTTAAGAATTAATCTTCCGGAGGTTCTTTCTGACTTGGAATCAGAAATTGCAAGCTCGGCAAAGAAATATAGCTCTAGAGGAACAATAACCATTCAGGTTGAACTCATTACGAACAACAAGATGATCCTATATGAGGTTTTCCTCGACGAAGCACTTCTTTCAAAATATATCTCTTCAATGAAAAAATCTCTTAATTTGGACATATCCCTCACACCCCGAGATATAGTCTCCTTACCGGATGTCCTTTCTACACGACTCAAAAAAGATACCTTAGAAAAACTCAGAAAACCGGTTATAAATACAGTTAACGAGGCTTTCTCTAGGCTCATCGATATGCGATCAACCGAAGGCAGTTCCATGTATGATGACTTCGTTATACGGCTGGATAAGATATCAGCTGTTGTCGAGATTCTCGAACAGCGCAAGGATAAATGCAAGGAGCGATTTATCGGTGTTATAAAGGAGCGTGTCTGCGAAATTCTTAAAGCACAAGTCGAAATCTCTGAGGATAGGATTTTGCAAGAGGCCGCAATTTTATCCAGTAAGGCCGACCCAACGGAAGAACTCATTAGGCTTAAAAGCCATGTTAACCAGTTTAAAGATGTGCTCTTAGAAGACAAGTCTGTTGGAAGCAAACTGAAATTTCTCCTTCAAGAGTGTAATCGAGAAGCCGATACAATAGGCTCAAAAGGCGCCGATCTTGAAACCTCGAACTCTGTTATTATTGTAAAGGAAGAACTCGAGAGAATAAGGGAGCAGATTTCAAATGTTGAATGA